Within the Saccharomonospora amisosensis genome, the region TGAAGAACGTCAGCGCCATCACGCCGAGGCTGGTGCGTACCGGCGCGTCCCTCGGCCGCTGCAACAGGTTGTGGTGAGCGGTGTCCTTGGACAGTTTCCGTTCCAGGAACGGGTAAGTGATCAGCAGCCCGAACAGCAGGCCCATACCGATCGCACCCGCGAAGAACACCGGCGGCACCGTGTAGTTGCCCAGGTAGAGCTCCCACGCCGGATAGATCCGCAGGATGCCGTCCGCCCACGCCAGATACCAGTCGGGCTGTGAACCCGCGGACACCTGTGAGGCGACATACGGGCCGAGGTTCCACACCGGGTTGATCTGGAACAGCCCGGACATCAGCGCGGTGAGGCCGGTGACCACGGCGAACCACGCACCGCCCTTGACCGCGAACACCGGCATGATCCGCACGCCTACGACGTTGGTCTCCTTGCGTCGCACGCCGGGGAACTGGGTGTGCTTCTGGTACCAGACCAGCGCGAGGTGCACGGCCACCAGGGCGAGCATCACCCCGGGGATGATCAGGATGTGCAGCGCGTACATCCTTGGCACGATCACCACGCCGGGGAACTCGCCACCGAACAGCGCCCAGTGCAGCCAGGTGCCGATCACCGGCACCGAGAGCGTGATACCGGACAGCGTCGCGCGAATACCGGTACCGGAAAGCAGGTCGTCCGGCAGCGAGTAGCCGAAGAAGCCCTCGAACATGCCCAGGATCAGCAGCAGCGCGCCGATGACCCAGTTGGCCTCGCGTGGCCTGCGGAACCCGCCGGTGAAGAACACCCGGAACATGTGCACGAACATGGCGGCCACGAAGATCAGTGCCGCCCAGTGGTGCAACTGCCGGATGAACAGCCCGCCCCTGACCTCGAAGGAGATTTCCAGCGTGCTCTCGAAGGCACGCGACATCTCCACACCCTGAAGGTTGACGTAGGGACCGTCGTAGACGACCTCCGCCATCGAGGGATCGAAGAACAGCGTGAGGTAGATCCCCGACAGGATGAGGATGATGAAGCTGTACAGCGCCAGCTCACCGAGCAGGAACGACCAGTGCGTCGGGAACACCTTGTTCAGCTGGTGCCGCAGGCCACGCGCCACGCGGTACCTCTGGTCGGCGTCCGTCGCCGCCCTGGCGGCCTGCTTCTCCAGAAAGCCGGAGCTCTTGGTCGGTGTGGTGAGTGAACTCATGACCTACGGCTCCAATACCCAGGTCCGATCGGCTCGATGAAATCGTGCCGGGCGATGAGATATCCGTCGGTGTGCACGGTGATCGGCAGCTGCGGCAGTGCCCTCGTGGCGGGCCCGAAAACCGGCTTCGCGTAGGTGAGCATGTCGAACTGCGACTGGTGGCACGGGCACAGCAGCCGGTTGGTCCGCTGCTCGTACAACGAGGCCGGGCACCCGACGTGGGTGCAGATCTTCGAGTACGCGTAGTAGGTGCCGTAGTTGAAGTCTTCCTGCCCCTTGCGCTTGACGACCCGCTGCGCGTCCTCCGACCGAAGCCGGATCAGCATCACGGGGTTGTCGCCACGGCGCAGCGCCAGCGACAGCGCATGCGCGTCGCCACGCTCGGACTCCCGGAACGGGAAGACCGTCTCCATCGCGCCAGCGTCCAGGTCTTCCGGGCGGACCAACGAGATCTCTTCCGGGTCGCCGGTGTTGCGCCGCAGATAGACGATCTCGCCGGGGAACTGCTGCATCCAGCCGGTGTGGATGAGCGAATCCGGGCTGTCCGGGTTGTCCCACGGGTTCTTGACGAAACCGGCAAGTGGCAGCGCGACCGCGCCGAGTCCGAGCACGCCCGCACTGAGCCCGGCGCTGCGCTTGATCATCGAACGCCGTGCGATCGTGCTGCGGTTACCCGCGTCCGCGAGCTGCGCGAGGATCGTCTGCTTGTCGATCTCGGCGGAGCCCTGACCCATGTTGTCGTCACGCTGCTGCACGGCGAGTTCGGCGGGAATGAACCGCTTGCTGTAGATGAGCACGCCGATCGAAAGCGCCAGCACCGCGACGCCCAGCGTGATACCGAGCATCGGCGTGTACAGGGCGTACCAGAAGTAGGCGTCCTCATCGGACGGCGGCGCGTACTGCCAGGGCCACCAGATGAGCGCGCCCACGAAGGCCACCCCGGCCAGCGCCGCGATCAGGAACCACAGGCCGATCCTGCGCTCGGTCCGCTTCTCCGCCCTCGTGCCCTTGACCGGCCAGGGCTCGGGGTAGTTGACGATCTCGACCCCGTCCAGCTTGCTGCCAAGCTTGACGAGTTCGTCGCGGCTCATCGCCGCGACCTCCTCGTCCGTGGGCCGCCGCTCCGGCTCGTTGCCGCTACTCATTGTCGTATGCCGTCCTATGCCCTTGATCCGATCCACAGGGTCGCGCCTATCAGCGCGCCGATACCCACGACCCACGCGATGACGCCTTCCGATGCGGGCCCGAGGCCGCCCAGCGGGTTGCCGCCCGGCGAGTTCTCGCCCTCGGCCACCGACTTGACGTAGGCGATGATGTCCTGCTTCTCCTCAGGCGTCAGTTGCCGGTCGGAGAACTTGGGCATGTTCTGCGGGCCCGTGAGCATCGCGGTGTAGATCTGTTCCTCGGTGGCGGGAGCCAGCGCTGGGGCGAATTTGCCCGAGGACAGGGCACCACCCTGCCCGGTGAAGTTGTGACAAGAAGCGCAGTTGAGCCGGAAAAGTTCCGCGCCTCGCGCCGAGTTCGATCCCCGCAGTTCCTCGCCCGACTCAGCGGGCCGCTCCGGGCCACCGCCGTGTGCCTGGATGTAGGCACCGAGCGCGTCGATCTGGTCGGGAGCCAGCCGGGCAGGCTTGCGCTGTGCCTGCGCCTCCTGCCGCACCATCGGCATGCGTCCGGTGGACGTCTGGAAGTACACCGCGGCCTCGCCCACACCGATCAGGCTCGGACCTCGGCCCTGCACACCCTGCAGGTTCTCGCCGTGACACGTGATGCACGTGTTGTTGTAGATCTGCTCGCCCTTGCGCAGCAGCGCGGGGTCGGTCTGCGCCTGCGCGGTCTGCGGCTCGGGCGCGAACACGGCGTACAGCGCTCCCGCGCCCATCAGCGCGACGCCGAGCGCGAGCAGGCCTGCCATCCGACGGCGGAATTTCGTGCGGCGGCCCTGCCGCCGCTTGGCGGCTGAGGCGGGGTTCTTGCTGATGGTCATCTTCTGCGGCAACCCTTGCTGTCAGTTCGGCCGATGGTGTTCTCGT harbors:
- the qcrC gene encoding cytochrome bc1 complex diheme cytochrome c subunit, with the translated sequence MTISKNPASAAKRRQGRRTKFRRRMAGLLALGVALMGAGALYAVFAPEPQTAQAQTDPALLRKGEQIYNNTCITCHGENLQGVQGRGPSLIGVGEAAVYFQTSTGRMPMVRQEAQAQRKPARLAPDQIDALGAYIQAHGGGPERPAESGEELRGSNSARGAELFRLNCASCHNFTGQGGALSSGKFAPALAPATEEQIYTAMLTGPQNMPKFSDRQLTPEEKQDIIAYVKSVAEGENSPGGNPLGGLGPASEGVIAWVVGIGALIGATLWIGSRA
- the qcrB gene encoding cytochrome bc1 complex cytochrome b subunit, whose translation is MSSLTTPTKSSGFLEKQAARAATDADQRYRVARGLRHQLNKVFPTHWSFLLGELALYSFIILILSGIYLTLFFDPSMAEVVYDGPYVNLQGVEMSRAFESTLEISFEVRGGLFIRQLHHWAALIFVAAMFVHMFRVFFTGGFRRPREANWVIGALLLILGMFEGFFGYSLPDDLLSGTGIRATLSGITLSVPVIGTWLHWALFGGEFPGVVIVPRMYALHILIIPGVMLALVAVHLALVWYQKHTQFPGVRRKETNVVGVRIMPVFAVKGGAWFAVVTGLTALMSGLFQINPVWNLGPYVASQVSAGSQPDWYLAWADGILRIYPAWELYLGNYTVPPVFFAGAIGMGLLFGLLITYPFLERKLSKDTAHHNLLQRPRDAPVRTSLGVMALTFFMVLELSGFNDIIAYAFDISLNATTWMGRIGLLLLPPLAYFVTYRICLGLQRADREVLEHGVETGIIKRLPHGEFIELHQPLGPVDEHGHPVELEYQGAPVPKRMNQLGTAGKAVPGSLLTPDPPEQTAALERAKEAEGDYATGELEAPQPEEATTTSER
- the qcrA gene encoding cytochrome bc1 complex Rieske iron-sulfur subunit, which gives rise to MSSGNEPERRPTDEEVAAMSRDELVKLGSKLDGVEIVNYPEPWPVKGTRAEKRTERRIGLWFLIAALAGVAFVGALIWWPWQYAPPSDEDAYFWYALYTPMLGITLGVAVLALSIGVLIYSKRFIPAELAVQQRDDNMGQGSAEIDKQTILAQLADAGNRSTIARRSMIKRSAGLSAGVLGLGAVALPLAGFVKNPWDNPDSPDSLIHTGWMQQFPGEIVYLRRNTGDPEEISLVRPEDLDAGAMETVFPFRESERGDAHALSLALRRGDNPVMLIRLRSEDAQRVVKRKGQEDFNYGTYYAYSKICTHVGCPASLYEQRTNRLLCPCHQSQFDMLTYAKPVFGPATRALPQLPITVHTDGYLIARHDFIEPIGPGYWSRRS